The Microbulbifer sp. YPW1 genome contains a region encoding:
- a CDS encoding alkyl/aryl-sulfatase gives MHKGLVRSLALAAAMALSAALAGGVLAQESKPATAATKKANAAVKGELPFNDRKDFEDVKRGFIAPLPDNGVIKDDKGNPVWDLSAYAFAKGKEAPDTVNPSLWRQLQLLSEGGLYEVTPEIYQVRGADLSNITFIEGDRGVLVMDPLISKETAAAALELYRKHRGNKPVLGVIYTHSHIDHYGGVRGVVDEADVKSGKVKIIAPEGFVEEAVSENVFAGNHMGRRASFMYGNLIPKNAAGGLGTGLGLGTSTGEATLIEPTDTITKNGQTVEVDGLTYEFMLAPGSEAPAEMHFYIPQLKAVSAAENANHTLHNLYTLRGAKVRNARAWSSYLNDTVSRWGGKAETLFGPHHWPTWGKDNVVDHLKKQRDLYKYLNDQTLRMANQGYNMVEAAEMMELPPELANYWGNRGYYGSVNHNTRAVWNYYLGFFDGNPARLYPLPPTEAGKKFVEYMGGSDRVLERARKDFDAGNYRWVAQVLDQLVSAEPNNKAARDLLADALEQMGYQAESGPWRNFFLSGAKELRTGVQELPVPVTASPDTIRSMPIEDFFDYLAIRLNGPKAAGKNLAINVSLPDVKGNYSLVLENGVLNYGPPVDKPRSTVTINRADLNDIILGKAKMTDKMKEGSAKITGDQAEFETLLSLLDSFEFWWNLVTPNPPPKK, from the coding sequence GTGCATAAAGGATTAGTTAGATCACTGGCGCTGGCTGCCGCTATGGCGCTCAGTGCCGCACTGGCAGGGGGAGTTCTGGCGCAGGAGTCAAAGCCCGCCACTGCTGCAACCAAGAAGGCGAACGCAGCGGTTAAAGGCGAACTGCCATTTAATGACCGGAAAGACTTTGAGGATGTGAAGCGGGGATTTATTGCACCATTGCCTGACAATGGCGTCATCAAGGATGACAAGGGTAATCCTGTATGGGATCTCAGCGCCTATGCCTTTGCGAAAGGCAAGGAGGCGCCGGACACTGTAAACCCTAGTCTATGGCGGCAGCTACAGCTTCTGTCTGAGGGAGGGCTGTACGAGGTTACGCCGGAAATCTATCAGGTGCGTGGCGCAGACCTTTCGAACATTACCTTTATCGAGGGCGATAGAGGGGTTCTGGTGATGGACCCGTTGATTTCGAAGGAAACTGCCGCCGCCGCTCTGGAGCTTTATCGCAAGCATCGTGGCAACAAACCTGTCCTCGGGGTCATTTACACCCACAGCCACATCGACCACTACGGGGGCGTGCGTGGCGTGGTGGATGAGGCCGATGTCAAATCGGGAAAGGTCAAAATCATCGCCCCAGAGGGCTTTGTCGAGGAGGCCGTAAGCGAGAACGTCTTCGCGGGCAACCACATGGGGCGCCGTGCGAGTTTCATGTACGGAAACCTGATTCCCAAGAACGCGGCAGGTGGCCTTGGAACTGGGCTGGGACTGGGCACCTCAACGGGCGAGGCTACGCTGATTGAGCCCACCGACACCATCACCAAGAACGGTCAGACGGTCGAGGTCGATGGGCTCACTTACGAGTTTATGTTGGCCCCCGGATCGGAAGCCCCAGCTGAAATGCATTTTTACATCCCGCAGCTCAAGGCTGTTTCAGCGGCAGAGAACGCCAACCATACCTTGCACAACCTATATACGCTACGTGGCGCCAAAGTCAGGAATGCACGCGCATGGTCCAGCTATCTGAATGACACAGTAAGCCGCTGGGGGGGGAAGGCAGAGACCTTGTTTGGGCCTCATCACTGGCCGACCTGGGGTAAAGACAATGTCGTCGATCACCTGAAAAAACAGCGTGATCTGTACAAGTACTTGAATGACCAAACTCTCCGCATGGCCAATCAGGGCTACAACATGGTTGAAGCGGCCGAGATGATGGAGTTGCCTCCAGAGCTAGCGAACTACTGGGGTAACCGCGGTTACTACGGCAGTGTCAATCACAACACTCGGGCAGTATGGAATTACTATCTCGGCTTCTTCGATGGCAATCCCGCCAGACTGTACCCGCTGCCTCCCACTGAAGCAGGCAAAAAATTTGTCGAGTATATGGGCGGGTCAGACAGAGTACTGGAACGCGCGAGAAAGGACTTTGACGCTGGGAATTACCGCTGGGTGGCACAGGTTCTTGATCAATTAGTTTCTGCTGAGCCGAATAACAAGGCGGCCCGCGATTTACTTGCCGATGCGCTCGAACAAATGGGATATCAGGCAGAGAGCGGACCTTGGCGCAACTTCTTTCTCAGTGGCGCAAAGGAATTACGCACGGGCGTTCAGGAGCTGCCGGTTCCAGTTACCGCCAGTCCTGACACCATTCGTAGTATGCCCATCGAGGATTTCTTCGACTACCTGGCCATTCGGCTGAATGGCCCCAAGGCCGCGGGTAAGAATCTCGCTATTAACGTCTCTCTGCCCGATGTAAAGGGCAACTACTCGCTTGTGCTGGAGAACGGTGTGTTGAACTACGGGCCCCCAGTGGATAAGCCAAGGTCGACAGTGACAATCAACCGCGCTGACCTGAACGATATTATTCTTGGCAAGGCTAAGATGACCGACAAGATGAAAGAGGGATCAGCGAAGATTACAGGCGATCAAGCGGAGTTTGAAACGCTCCTTTCCCTGCTCGACAGTTTTGAATTCTGGTGGAATCTAGTTACCCCGAATCCGCCGCCAAAAAAAT
- a CDS encoding DUF262 domain-containing protein: protein MSIISKTVEAVKTLLEKPLTIPDYQRPYKWQPTHVNQLFDDLLRHRHKSSYRLGTVVLHRDPDSDTPEQAIVDGQQRLLTLTLLCSILDEGRRQCSPCLLEQGFSAPVTIRNLQHNMAILGSRVNQLSETDREELTDFLLHKCQLICVVLDNLSEAFQFFDSQNARGKELAPHDLLKAFHLREMADNTEQERLACVATWEDEVSPDGNTPSLHTIMGDYLFRLRRWTSGQSGVRFTRNEIDVFKGASLRESPYRYTDSLRALDYMVDHYNADKTRYWDRQQMVYPFQVDQLMPNGKRFFEYIRHYIRNFEQLFVQPKPELSALLSVINNYKGRNRTGDHYVRNLFYCSVLYYYDKFGDAELKKAAELCFFWSYRIRLAQNRVEVKSIDNPAMSNQGLLIAIKRALHPHEVLAFSVEPLAEREVKGTNVNGLIEEFKRKGYLQ, encoded by the coding sequence ATGAGTATCATTAGCAAGACGGTTGAGGCAGTTAAGACACTGCTCGAAAAACCGCTGACAATTCCGGATTACCAACGGCCCTACAAATGGCAACCCACTCACGTCAACCAGTTGTTTGACGACCTGCTACGCCACCGTCACAAAAGTAGCTATCGTCTGGGAACCGTGGTCCTTCACCGCGACCCGGATAGCGACACCCCCGAACAAGCCATCGTAGATGGCCAGCAACGACTTCTAACCCTGACGCTCTTGTGCTCCATACTGGACGAAGGCCGGCGCCAATGCAGCCCATGTCTACTCGAGCAGGGATTTAGCGCTCCCGTGACCATCCGCAACTTGCAGCACAACATGGCCATACTGGGAAGCCGGGTGAACCAGCTGAGTGAAACCGACAGGGAAGAGTTAACCGATTTCCTCCTGCACAAGTGCCAGCTTATCTGTGTGGTACTGGATAATCTCAGCGAGGCCTTTCAGTTCTTTGACTCGCAAAACGCCCGCGGCAAGGAGCTGGCACCTCACGATCTGCTCAAGGCGTTCCACCTGCGCGAGATGGCTGATAACACGGAGCAGGAACGCCTCGCCTGTGTAGCCACCTGGGAAGACGAGGTAAGCCCTGATGGCAATACGCCTAGCTTGCACACCATTATGGGAGATTATCTCTTTCGCCTGCGCCGCTGGACTTCAGGCCAGTCTGGCGTGCGCTTCACACGCAATGAAATTGACGTTTTTAAGGGTGCCAGCCTCCGGGAAAGCCCTTATCGATATACCGATTCTTTGCGCGCTCTGGATTATATGGTCGACCACTATAATGCCGATAAAACGCGTTACTGGGACAGACAGCAGATGGTCTATCCGTTCCAAGTCGACCAGCTAATGCCCAACGGTAAGCGCTTCTTCGAATACATACGGCACTATATCCGCAATTTTGAGCAACTGTTTGTACAGCCCAAACCGGAATTGTCTGCGTTACTGAGCGTTATCAATAACTACAAGGGCCGCAACCGCACCGGTGATCACTACGTGCGCAATCTGTTCTACTGTTCGGTCCTCTACTACTACGACAAGTTTGGCGATGCAGAGCTCAAAAAAGCCGCAGAGCTGTGTTTTTTCTGGAGCTATCGTATTCGCCTGGCTCAAAACCGGGTTGAAGTGAAATCGATCGACAACCCCGCCATGAGCAACCAGGGGCTACTAATTGCGATAAAGCGCGCGCTCCACCCGCATGAAGTACTGGCCTTCAGCGTCGAGCCGCTAGCCGAGCGGGAGGTGAAAGGCACCAACGTGAATGGATTGATCGAAGAATTTAAAAGAAAGGGATACCTGCAATGA
- a CDS encoding DUF262 domain-containing protein, whose amino-acid sequence MNTDQDINELSVAQLFRDGQYVIPIYQRNYAWGEPEVEQLLQDVMDMALRDESNGAYYLGSLVAYRRPDGHFETIDGQQRHTTLSIVLAVLKNEFGQALEGVERINLSFDSRPKSQTTLRRLFAGSSQHDGQPLESGICGAYDIAKRYFTRDKANLDRFVEYLLHQVTILRVVVPDDTDLNHYFEVMNNRGEQLEKHEVLKASLMSQLGDDLERSSFARVWDACSDMNRYVQMGIDSDVRAGIFGADWNTCPTDFTELCQQQKEGSASDTRTLADIIENPKFAAVNPDSTSDNDGAFGAVINFSNFLLHVLRVTSKEDLPLDDKRLLDTFAEHHPDPRQFIMDLLKCRMLFDKYIIKRENEEDWSLKGLRLYDRKNQANSMGYVNSFESPEQNLRLIMLLSMFHVSFPTLVYKHWLNAALHFLYKNTHHDLTIDGSSYLIFLESLSDKFFYGRFGKGEPLDYFHLTYSEPNLPREFDRSYLDQGTGVQNFIFNRLDYRLWLQLRDGTSFPGVDMSYVRGRHQTFRFSFRTSVEHYYPQNPLGGSVLKASETLPNGVDSFGNLCLISHSNNSKLSNYLPTAKKEHYDKATAVESLKQVFMMSYKHWGPEQPEVIAAHERMMIEVLR is encoded by the coding sequence ATGAATACTGACCAAGATATCAATGAGCTGTCGGTTGCGCAGCTATTCAGAGACGGCCAGTATGTTATCCCTATCTACCAGCGTAACTACGCCTGGGGCGAGCCTGAAGTAGAACAGCTGCTACAAGACGTGATGGACATGGCGCTACGCGACGAGTCTAACGGCGCATATTATCTTGGCAGCCTGGTCGCCTACCGCCGCCCGGATGGTCACTTTGAAACTATCGATGGTCAGCAGCGGCACACCACCCTGAGCATTGTTCTCGCTGTATTGAAAAACGAATTTGGACAGGCGTTGGAAGGTGTTGAGCGCATTAACCTCAGCTTTGATAGCCGCCCGAAATCCCAGACCACCCTACGCAGGCTATTTGCGGGCAGCAGCCAACATGACGGCCAGCCGTTAGAGTCTGGCATCTGCGGCGCCTATGACATCGCCAAGCGCTATTTCACTCGAGACAAGGCCAATCTAGATAGATTCGTCGAGTATCTGCTCCACCAAGTAACCATCCTGAGGGTGGTCGTGCCTGACGATACAGACCTCAATCATTATTTTGAGGTTATGAATAACCGCGGGGAGCAGCTGGAGAAGCACGAGGTGTTGAAAGCCAGCTTGATGAGTCAGCTGGGTGACGATCTTGAGCGCAGCAGCTTTGCTCGCGTTTGGGATGCCTGTTCAGATATGAACCGCTATGTACAGATGGGTATTGACTCAGACGTTCGGGCTGGCATCTTTGGCGCCGACTGGAATACCTGCCCGACGGACTTTACTGAGCTCTGCCAACAGCAAAAAGAGGGTTCAGCGAGCGACACACGCACCCTAGCGGACATCATTGAAAACCCAAAATTCGCTGCAGTTAACCCTGACAGCACATCAGATAACGATGGCGCCTTTGGCGCGGTCATCAACTTCTCCAACTTTCTCCTGCACGTACTGCGGGTCACAAGCAAAGAAGATTTGCCCCTGGATGACAAGCGGTTGCTGGACACTTTTGCCGAGCACCACCCCGATCCACGTCAGTTCATTATGGATCTACTCAAGTGCCGGATGTTATTCGACAAGTACATCATCAAACGGGAGAATGAAGAGGACTGGAGCCTAAAGGGCTTAAGGCTGTACGACCGGAAAAACCAAGCCAACTCCATGGGCTATGTGAACAGCTTTGAGAGTCCGGAGCAAAACCTGCGCCTGATCATGCTGTTGTCGATGTTCCACGTCTCCTTTCCTACCCTTGTGTATAAGCATTGGCTCAACGCCGCGCTGCACTTCCTCTACAAGAATACGCACCACGACCTAACGATCGATGGCTCTTCTTATTTGATATTCCTAGAGTCACTGAGTGACAAGTTTTTCTATGGCCGCTTCGGCAAAGGTGAGCCCCTGGACTATTTTCACCTCACTTATAGCGAGCCCAACCTGCCCCGCGAGTTCGACCGATCCTATCTCGACCAGGGCACAGGTGTACAAAATTTCATCTTTAACCGCCTCGATTACCGGCTTTGGCTACAACTGAGGGACGGCACATCGTTTCCCGGCGTGGATATGTCCTACGTAAGAGGGCGCCATCAGACCTTTCGCTTTAGCTTCCGCACCTCGGTCGAGCACTATTATCCGCAGAACCCACTAGGTGGTAGCGTGCTAAAAGCATCAGAAACTCTCCCCAACGGAGTCGACAGTTTTGGCAACCTTTGCTTAATAAGCCACAGCAATAACTCCAAGCTGAGCAACTATCTCCCCACAGCTAAGAAAGAGCACTACGACAAGGCCACCGCGGTAGAAAGCCTCAAGCAGGTGTTTATGATGAGCTACAAACATTGGGGGCCGGAGCAGCCTGAAGTTATCGCCGCGCATGAGCGCATGATGATTGAGGTTTTAAGGTAA